From one Microbulbifer sp. A4B17 genomic stretch:
- a CDS encoding DUF5993 family protein — protein MMLPFLTVTLSVWAVWNGRRRSAIGWWLLTMVIFIAWCGYHMTRELTLSF, from the coding sequence ATGATGTTGCCTTTTCTCACGGTCACTCTGTCGGTTTGGGCCGTTTGGAACGGTCGCCGTCGCTCTGCGATAGGGTGGTGGCTGCTGACCATGGTGATCTTCATCGCATGGTGTGGATACCACATGACACGAGAACTCACCCTGTCTTTCTAG
- the mutM gene encoding bifunctional DNA-formamidopyrimidine glycosylase/DNA-(apurinic or apyrimidinic site) lyase, with translation MPELPEVETTLRGLQPHLEGHKIRSAKVRQHRLRWPVEADFERRIRNARILKLERRAKYLLVHTDKGCAIWHLGMSGSLRMVEAALAPEKHDHIDWRMDSGLTLRYRDPRRFGALLWTAADPLAHDLLTHLGPEPLSEELSGDYLFEASRKRKQSVKTLIMDGRIVVGVGNIYASESLFLAGIRPDRQAGSISRTRYQRLAESIKQVLSRAIAQGGTTLRDFIGGDGKPGYFAQQLNVYGRAGEPCPSCGRAVRDIVLGQRSTFFCSSCQR, from the coding sequence ATGCCAGAGCTCCCGGAAGTAGAAACCACTCTCAGAGGTCTGCAACCTCACCTTGAGGGGCACAAAATTCGCTCCGCAAAGGTGCGTCAGCACCGGTTGCGTTGGCCCGTGGAAGCAGATTTTGAGCGTCGTATCCGCAATGCCCGGATATTGAAGCTGGAGCGCCGTGCCAAGTACCTGCTGGTGCATACAGATAAGGGCTGCGCTATCTGGCATCTGGGAATGTCTGGCAGCCTGCGTATGGTTGAGGCCGCACTGGCACCGGAAAAGCATGATCATATCGACTGGCGCATGGATAGCGGCCTCACACTGCGCTATCGCGACCCGCGTCGTTTTGGTGCCCTGCTGTGGACGGCGGCGGATCCTTTAGCCCACGATTTACTCACTCACCTGGGCCCGGAGCCTCTGTCAGAAGAGCTTAGCGGTGACTATTTGTTCGAAGCTTCGCGCAAGCGAAAGCAGTCGGTTAAAACACTTATTATGGATGGCCGCATCGTTGTGGGGGTGGGTAATATCTACGCCAGCGAATCCTTGTTCCTGGCGGGCATTCGCCCCGATCGGCAGGCGGGCTCTATTTCTCGTACCCGATACCAGCGCTTGGCAGAGTCCATAAAGCAGGTTCTGAGCCGGGCGATCGCCCAGGGCGGTACGACCTTGAGAGACTTTATTGGTGGCGATGGAAAACCGGGCTATTTCGCCCAGCAGCTCAATGTCTATGGGCGAGCAGGTGAACCCTGCCCCTCTTGTGGTCGAGCGGTTCGGGACATAGTGCTGGGCCAGCGAAGTACTTTTTTCTGCTCCAGCTGCCAACGTTAA